The Planococcus halocryophilus nucleotide sequence GTGAGACGGCACAGCAAATAGCCGATTTGCATCGTCAGTGGTTGAGTTTTACATGGCCGACATATAGTAAAGAAGCACACCGAGGACTTGCAGAAATGTATGTAGCAGACGAACGATTTGCTGCATACTACGACAAAGTCCAACCGGGCGCAGCACAATTTTTGCGAGATGCGATTAGGGTGTATACTTCGTAGTCTATTGATAGACAGGCAGTCCGATGTTTCGGGCTGCCTGTTTTTTGTGTGTGGTGATTTCCGCTGAACGTGCGTAAACTTCCTGGAACGCGCGTAAATTTTTTTTACCGCGCATAAGTTCGGCGTGTCGCGCGTATTTTTCGTCAAGCGCGCATAAGTTTTACGGAACGCGCATAAATTCCCGCAAGCGCGCGTATGGCTTTAAATGCTACAAAAACAGCTTAGACTGCTTCCGATTTTCGCGTTTACAAACCTTTAACAATTGTTTACACGTGTGTCACAGCATCTTCATAAACGCTTGTTATACTAAAATCAATTAAGCAGCTTGCCAACGATTCGTTTTAGTCGAAAAGGAGAGGTTTGCATGGACGGGAAGAAAAAGAAGTCACCGATTGTAAAAGTCATGTCGTTTAATATTGCTCATGGATTAGGGATGGACGGGATCGTCGATTTAGAGAAGACCGCGCAAGTGATTGAAGATTCGTGTGCGACCATCATCGCTTTGCAAGAAGTAGATCGTCACTTTTCAGTCCGCAGTTCGTTTGTGGACCAAGTAGGTTGGTTGAGTGAAAGACTAGGTATGTATGCTGCTTATGGTGCCAATATGGATGTGTCACCGATAGATTCCGAGCGCCCTAATCAGCAATACGGCAACGTCATTTTAAGCAAATACCCAATCAGATACAGCGAAAATCATTTATTAACGCAGGTGTATTGTCCTTTTGGCAATAATGAACAGCGTGGCATATTAGAAACCGTCATCGAAGTGGATGGCAATTATGTGAGTGTCTTTAATACACATTTAGCGCTCAAAGATGATGAGTTAGAAGTGAGTGTTGACGAAATTTTAGCCATTACAGGAAAAAGTCACTTCCCACGAATCATTACAGGCGACTTTAATGCCCCTGCTTCAAACGTGCATGTGCAAAAGTTCACTAGGCATTTCCGGGATGCTTTTCTGAAAATGAAGAGGGGCGATGCTTATACGTATCCTGCTCCTTACGTAAACAAAGAAACGGGTGAAGTTTTTCGACCGGCTACGCGCATTGACTATATTTTTGCAGATTATCATTTAGACGTCGTACAAGCAGCAGTCATCGAAACTGCGGTTTCCGATCATTTACCGATAGCGGTAGATATGATCTTATCTAATGTTAAAGTGAGCGATCAAGTATACGCACGTAAAGCACGAGTAACCATATGAATAACTAAAAAAACCGGAAGCTCTACAGGAGAGCTTCCGGTTTTTTGTATCCGTAAATTTGTGGGTCTGCTTGTTGGCGTCTGCATAACTTTACGAGTAAATAAACAACAGGAGTATCGGCTACTGCAACCATCCATTTAAAGATGTATTGCGTTAAAATCATGCCCAATAATACACTTGTCGGCATCATGCCGTAAAAAGCGATGGTGATAAAAAGACTCGTATCCACCAATTGGCTTGCCATTGTCGAAGCATTATTGCGCAACCATAACCGAGAATTGCCATGCTTATGTTTCAGTTTATGAAAAATAGTGACATCTAGGTTTTGGCTAATGAAATAAGAAACAAGACTAGCTAAAGTTACGCGGAAGCCTGCAGAAAAGATGGTTTCAAATGATTCTTGATTTGCGAAAAAGGGTGCAGAAGGCAAATGAATCGCAAAGAAAATAAAAGCCAACGCGCAAAGTTGTGTGATAAATCCAGCTGTAACGGTTTGCCGTGCGGCTTTTTTGCCGTACACTTCTGCGATGGTATCAGTAATCGGAAATGTGAAGACATAAACAATTACAGCGGCCGGTAACACCGCCCATTCTCCAATGCTAAATAATTTGACTGCTAAAATATTTGAAAGGATTAAGAGACCGACAAATGCGCCGTTTAAGTAAAGTAACATGTGTAGACCCCTTTATCGATTAGTAATCGTTTCAGGGTTTAAGTCGTGGTTCATCATCCGGTACGATGCCATTTCTTCGTATTTTGTTCCAGGTTTGCCATAGTTCGTGTAAGGGTCAATCGAAAGACCACCGCGTGGTGTGAATTTCCCCCATACTTCGATATAACGAGGATCCATCAGTTTGATCAAATCATTCATGATGATATTGACAACATCTTCATGGAAATCTCCGTGGTTACGGAAGCTGAATAAATAAAGCTTGAGCGATTTGCTTTCTACTAATGTTTTATCAGGGATAAAACTTAAGTAGATCGTAGCAAAATCAGGCTGTCCAGTTTGTGGGCAAAGTGATGTGAATTCAGGGCAATTAAATTTCACGAAATAATCGCGAGTGTGCAGATTGTCAATTGGTTCTAGTATCTCTG carries:
- a CDS encoding endonuclease/exonuclease/phosphatase family protein: MDGKKKKSPIVKVMSFNIAHGLGMDGIVDLEKTAQVIEDSCATIIALQEVDRHFSVRSSFVDQVGWLSERLGMYAAYGANMDVSPIDSERPNQQYGNVILSKYPIRYSENHLLTQVYCPFGNNEQRGILETVIEVDGNYVSVFNTHLALKDDELEVSVDEILAITGKSHFPRIITGDFNAPASNVHVQKFTRHFRDAFLKMKRGDAYTYPAPYVNKETGEVFRPATRIDYIFADYHLDVVQAAVIETAVSDHLPIAVDMILSNVKVSDQVYARKARVTI
- a CDS encoding queuosine precursor transporter is translated as MLLYLNGAFVGLLILSNILAVKLFSIGEWAVLPAAVIVYVFTFPITDTIAEVYGKKAARQTVTAGFITQLCALAFIFFAIHLPSAPFFANQESFETIFSAGFRVTLASLVSYFISQNLDVTIFHKLKHKHGNSRLWLRNNASTMASQLVDTSLFITIAFYGMMPTSVLLGMILTQYIFKWMVAVADTPVVYLLVKLCRRQQADPQIYGYKKPEALL
- the queF gene encoding preQ(1) synthase, with the translated sequence MAGRNEDTLDHLSLLGNQNTKYKFEYAPEILEPIDNLHTRDYFVKFNCPEFTSLCPQTGQPDFATIYLSFIPDKTLVESKSLKLYLFSFRNHGDFHEDVVNIIMNDLIKLMDPRYIEVWGKFTPRGGLSIDPYTNYGKPGTKYEEMASYRMMNHDLNPETITNR